Genomic window (Streptomyces sp. RerS4):
GAGCAGGAACGACAGGGCGAGTCCGAGCTGGGCGCGCAGCAGCAGCCGCTTGCGCCCGAACCGGTCGGCGAGCCGCCCCCACAGGGGCGCGCCGACCGCGGCGAAGATCGTGGGGACGACGTACAGCACGCCCGCCCAACGGGCGGTGGGATCACCGAGCCCGGGAAGGATCTCCGTGAGGAACGGGGGCAGGCCGAGCGCGGCGAAGGACGCCACGAAGTACGTTCCGGCGACGGCGTGGACCTGCCGGCGCCCCAGGGTGGGGCGCGACGGTGAGGCGGTGGAAGCGGGGTTCGCCGACGGGTCGGACGGGTCCGTCCCCTCCGACGGACCCGGCGACGCCGGGGTCGCCGGTCCGCCCGCCGCCGCGGCGGCTGGAGCGCTCATCGGGCGTCCCTCTTGCGAGGGCGCAGGTAGTTGGGGCCGGTCGTGTAGTGCGTGTTGATGTCCGAGGCGCCGGAACGTTCCTTCGTGAGCAGGGTGCCCGCGGTGACCATGGCCTTGACGGGCAGCTCGGCGGCATCGAGGACCCGTTCCCGCAAGGCCGCACCGGGCTCCCCGGGGCCGGTCCCGAGGCGCTCGGCCGCCTCGGCCAGCCGCTCGCGTACGAGCTCCAACAGGGCCTCGCGCGGGGCGCGGCCGTGCCCGGCCAGGCCGAAGGCGTAGGCGCTCACGCACAGGTGGAGGGTGATGGTGGTGAACATGTCGGCGACGGCCCGGTAGTCCTCGCCGAACATCCGCCGGTCCTGGAAGGCGGCGGTGAGTTCGTCGGCCTCGGCGACGCCCAGGGTCTGCCGCATGCGCGGCAGGTTGAAGCGGGGGCCGTCGTCGTCCTTGAACAGCAGGCGCAGCCGGGTAACGCCGTCCTCCGGCGTGCGGTCGAGTACCAGCGAGACGTTCTGCTGGTGGGACTCGATGGCGATGCCGTAGTCGAAGAGGGTGGTCTGCCAGTCGAGGAGCAGGGTGGTGAAGGCGTCGAACAGGGCCACCGGGTCGCCGTCGTAGAAGCGGTCGGCGAGGTGGTCGATGAGCAGCCGGCCGCCCGGCGCCGTGCTGAGGAGCGCGGCCATCGGCAGGACGACGGCCTCGTCGAGGCCGGCCGGGTAGCGGCGGCACAGGACGGCGAGCAGTTCGTGGCCGGCGTGCGCGTACACGGTCTCGTCCGCGTGCAGGATCGTGTCCTTGAACCGGGGCTCGCGGCCGATCACGGCCTCCAGCAGCCGCTGGCCGGCGGCGCCGTGGTCGAGCGTGACCGGCTTGATGGTCCGGCGGTTGCGCATGCCCAGCGTGGCGGTGACCAGCGGGAGCTTGAGGTGCAGGGCCGGCTCGTCGGCCATGGCGACCGTACGCATCGACAGCGTCGGTACGGCTTCCCGGTACGGCCGGTCGGCCAGGACCGCCGAGTCCTCCAGCCCGGCTTCGCGCAGGGCCTCGCGCAGCGGGGCGCCGAGGCTGAGCGGGTGGACCGGGAGGGCGAGGTGGCTGTCGGCGAGCTCGGGCAGGCCGAGGTCGGCCGGCGAGGGCCAGCTCGCGGGCAGCAGCTCGGCGCCGCCCGGCACGGTGACCGCCCCGCGCGGCACGGCGAGCCAGCGCAGCGCGAGGTGCGGGTGGAACTCCGGGGCGTACGCGCGCAGTTGGGCGTCGTCCAGGCCGGAGCGGCCGCGTGCGGTCGGGTAGACCGGGTGGTCGAGGCGGGCCGCGAGCGTGTCGTGGGCCACGGCGGACGCGAGGCCCGTCCAGTCGGCGGGGTCGGCGCCGAAGCGGGCGGTCAGCGCGTCGCCGACCTCGTCGGCGGTGCGGTCGTGCAGCCGCATGGTCGCCAGGGTCTGGCGGCACTCCTCGGCGAACGAGACGAAGCCGGGCAGGTCGACGGGGTCGGCCAGCGCGGTCAGCGCGCCGAGGACCGCGTCGCAGCCGGTGAGCTCACTGCCGTCGGACTCGCGGACCAGCAGCGGCCGGCGGGCGGCGAACTCGCTCTGGAAGCCGTCCTCGCCGATCGGCAGCAGGAGCGCCGAGCCCTGCTCCGTGCCGGTGGGCAGCCGCAGCCAGCGGCCGTCCTCGCGCTCGACGGTGGTGGAGCGGGTGCGCAGGCCGACGACGTCCTCGCGGAGGAAGGCGCTCAGGACCCGCAGCAGCAGGGCCCCTTCGGCGGAGTCGACCGCCTCCGCGGTGGTGGCGTGGTCCGGGCTCACGGGGTGATCTCCCAGGTCTGTGCGGCGAGGAAGTCGGCGACGACACGGTCGACGGTCGCCAGGTCGGTGCCGATGGCGCGGACGACGCCGAGGAAGTCGCGGTTGGTGTGGTACAGCTCGTGGCGCTCGCCGACGGCGCGCGTCGGCCGGTACGACAGGCGCACGTCGTCCACCTCCAGATCGATGGCGCCGGGAGCGGCCGTCAGGGTGCCGGCGCGGTCGGCGCACGGGGTGTGGATGCGGGCGGCGCCGTCGCGGCGGGCGGCCGGCTCGGAGGGGAGGGCCTCGCCGAGGTGGGTGCGCAGGATCAGCTCGAAGAGCGGGATGCCCAGCAGCTGTTCCAGCAGCTGGTCGCTCTGGTCGCCGATGGCGCGGTAGTTGACCTCGATGATGCGGGCGCGGCCCTCGTGCACCACGAACTCGGTGTGGCAGATGCCGAAGCCGATGCCGAGGGCGTCGAGCTGGGCGAGGATCTGGGCGGCGACCGGCTCGGGGTGGGCCGGGACGAAGGCCGACCGCTCCTCGATGAAGTACGGCGGGGCGGAGAGCTGGGTGTGGAAGCCGCCCAGGACGTGGCGGACGGTGCCGTCCCCGAGCGTCTCCATCGTGTACAGCTCGCCGGCGAGGTACTCCTCGACGACCAGGGCCGCGCCGGGGCGCCGGGCCTGGATCTCCTTGCAGCGCAGCACCAGCTCCTCGGGTCCCTCGACGAGGATGACGTCCTCGCTGGCGACGCCCTCGCGCGGCTTGACCACGCACGGGTAGGGCGCGTCGGCGGCGATGGAGGTCAGGGCGTCCGGGTCGGTGCCTGCGGCGAGTTCGGTGGACCACACGGCGTCGAGGCCGGCCGCGGCGAGGTGGCGGCGCATCTGGGCCTTGTCCTTGACGCGCAGCGTGGCCTGCCAGCTCTTGCCCGGCAGGCCGAAGTACTCGGCGGCCAGGGCGGCCTGCATCTGCACGTGGTCGCTGTTGGTGAACACGGCATCAGGTGCGTGGTGGGTCGATATCAGGCTGATGACCGCGCGGAAGTCGCGTACATCGCATTCCAGGATCTCGACGTCGGCGGCGTAGCGGCCGCGGTGGGCGTCGGGCTGGTCGGTGAGCACCGTGACGTCGAGGCCGAGTCGGGACGCCGCGGGCAGGAAGCCGTCGGTGACCGAGTCGGTGGGGTTGAGGGCGAGCAGGTACAACCGCATGGGCGGGTGACGCCTTCCGATTCGTGGAGGTCGCGAGCGGCCGTGGTCACGGAGTGGGCGGCTCGTCCCGGATGCTGGGCGCAATCGGGCTTGCGTAGCTTAGGTTAGGCAATCCTTAGCTTCAAGCCGGTGTTCAAGCGTTCGAGTTGACGGATTGATCAAGGGCGCCCCAGGAAGATAAGGTAAGGCTTACCTGTATTTCAAGTCCGGTGTCTCGACGCCCTGCCCGCCCGTGAAGGATCACCGATGACGACCCCCCTGGACACCCCGGTGGCTCCCACGGCCGTACCCGGCGGCGGCGAACTCGCCGACGGCTACCGGCGTCTGGTCGCGGTCTGCGAGGCGTTGGACGCACGGGTCGCGGGCTCCGGGGAACCGGCGCCGGGGGAGTGGGTGACGGGCGCGGAACTGGCGGAAAGCCCGGAGGCCCTGGCGGCCTTCGTCGCCGCCGAGTCCGCGCGCATCCGGGAACGGCACGGACTCACTCCCCGACCGGACGTGGCCGTCTCCCGCGCCCTGCACGACTACCTCTGGTCCGTCAGCCTGCTGATGAGCGGCACCTGGTACCTGGACCGGCGCGTCCCCCGCATCCGCCCGGCGGAGATCCGGCTGAACCTGACGACCGGCACGTACGAGGTGACCCCGGGTTCCGGATTCGCCTGCCTGCCGAACGATCCGGCGGCGGACGGGACGGTGCCGGGCGTACGGGCGTCCGGTGTGCGGGCCTCCGGTGTGCGGGCGTCCGCAGTGCGGACGGTCGGCCATGAGGAAGCGCTGCGCGCGGAGTTGCGGGCCGCCGTCGCGGACCACGTACGTCCGCTGTTGGCCGCGATCGGCCCGCACGCCCGGCGCGGCCCCCGCGCCCTGTGGGGCATGGTGGGCGACGACCTCGTCTCCGGCATCTGGTACCTCGGACGGGTGCTCGACCAGGAGGAGCGGGCCGTGAGCGCCGCGACGGAACTGCTCCCGACGGCCATAGCGCCGTTCCCCGCGGGCGCCGACTTCCGCCGCCTGGCGGGCCGTGAGGGGCGGCGGTACCCGACCCGCACCCGGACCGGCTGCTGCCTGTACTACGCGCTCGACGCCGCCCGGCCGTGCGGTACGTGCCCGCGCACGAGCGACGCGGAGCGGGTCCGGCGCCTGGAGGACGAGGCCTGATCGCGCACCGTACGGCGCAACGGCCGCGGGCCGGTACCGGGACATCCCGGCACCGGCCCGCGGCCGTCAGAGGGTGTGCGTGACGACTACTTGGCGGCGTCGACCTTGAAGATCTTCGCCATGTCGTCCAGGACCAGGTCGGCGCCCTGGAGCGAGACCGAGGTCATCCAGGCGGCGTCGTCGACCTCGTGGACGTTGCCCTTCTGGACGGCGTTCAGACGCTGCCAGAGCGGGTTCTCCATGAACTTCTTCTTGCGCTCGGCGCCACCGGAGAAGGCGGTCACGAAGATGTGGTCCGCGTCGGCCTGCTGGATCTGCTCTTCGCTGATCTCGATGTTGAACTTCTCGGTGTCCCGCTGGTTCTCCGGGCGGGTCAGACCCATGTCGTTCAGGATGATGCCGCTGAAGGTCTTGGGCAGGTAGATGCGGGTCGGGCCGTCGACGAAGCGGGTGATGGAGATGGTCGGCTTGCCGCCGTCCTTGCCGCCGCCCTGGGCGTTGATGGCGTCACCGATCTTCTTGGCGCGGGTCTCGTACGCGGTGAGCTTGGCCTTGGCCTTCTCCTCCTGGCCGAGCGCCGTACCGAGGAAGGTGACGTTCTCCTTCCAGATCGGACCCGTCGTCTTGACGAAGACGGTCGGGGCGATCTGGCTCAGCCGGTCGTACAGGTCCGCGTGGCGGACGGTCGCCGAGACGATGAGGTCGGGCTTGAGGGCCGCGATCGCCTCCAGGTTGGGGCTGTCGAGCGGACCGACGTCCTTGGTGTCCTTCACCGCGTCGCCGAGGTACGCGGGGAAGCCCTTCTGGTCGCGGTACGCGCCGACGCCGCCGACCAGCGGGGCTTCCAGCGCGACGACGGCCTCGACCAGGCTGTTGTCCAGCGCCACCACGCGCTTGGGCTTGGTCTTGACCTCGGTGGTGCCCTTGTCGTGCGTGATGGTGCGCGGGAAGCCCGCGTCGGCCGCGGCGGGCTTGGCCGAGGCCTCGGAAGCCTTGCCTTCTTCACTGCCGCCGCCGCAGGCGGCCAGCGAGAAGGCCAAGGCCGCCGTGAGGGCGGCAGCGGCGATCCGGCCCGGCCGGCGACGCTGAGTGAAGGTGTTCATCGGGTCTCTCCCATGAGCTGACGGTGCGAACGAACTACTGGCGAAAGGCTGTCAAAACCGTTGGCCAGCCACTTAGGCAAGGCTTACCTGTGTGGAGCGCTGTGAGAATAGCCGCTGTTCAGGCCTTTATCCACCCCGGGTCCACATCCAGCGAGCGGACACCTCAATTCGTTAAGGTGTGCCTTACCTTGTGAGGCGTGACCTTGAAGCCCGACGTCCGAGGGGCGGCCGACACAGCCCGCCCCGCGCCGCCACCCCGCCCCGCCCCTCGCCGAACCGGCACGCGTGCCGTACTGACGGCAGCGCTCCTCGCCGCCGTCTTCGCGGCCGTATGCGCCTCGCTCGCCATCGGCACCAAGGCCGTCCCGCTCTCCGACGTGCTCACCGCGATAGCCGGCGGCACCGACGGCGACGCCGTGGTCATCCGGGAACTGCGCATGCCG
Coding sequences:
- a CDS encoding (2Fe-2S)-binding protein; amino-acid sequence: MTTPLDTPVAPTAVPGGGELADGYRRLVAVCEALDARVAGSGEPAPGEWVTGAELAESPEALAAFVAAESARIRERHGLTPRPDVAVSRALHDYLWSVSLLMSGTWYLDRRVPRIRPAEIRLNLTTGTYEVTPGSGFACLPNDPAADGTVPGVRASGVRASGVRASAVRTVGHEEALRAELRAAVADHVRPLLAAIGPHARRGPRALWGMVGDDLVSGIWYLGRVLDQEERAVSAATELLPTAIAPFPAGADFRRLAGREGRRYPTRTRTGCCLYYALDAARPCGTCPRTSDAERVRRLEDEA
- a CDS encoding IucA/IucC family protein, producing MSPDHATTAEAVDSAEGALLLRVLSAFLREDVVGLRTRSTTVEREDGRWLRLPTGTEQGSALLLPIGEDGFQSEFAARRPLLVRESDGSELTGCDAVLGALTALADPVDLPGFVSFAEECRQTLATMRLHDRTADEVGDALTARFGADPADWTGLASAVAHDTLAARLDHPVYPTARGRSGLDDAQLRAYAPEFHPHLALRWLAVPRGAVTVPGGAELLPASWPSPADLGLPELADSHLALPVHPLSLGAPLREALREAGLEDSAVLADRPYREAVPTLSMRTVAMADEPALHLKLPLVTATLGMRNRRTIKPVTLDHGAAGQRLLEAVIGREPRFKDTILHADETVYAHAGHELLAVLCRRYPAGLDEAVVLPMAALLSTAPGGRLLIDHLADRFYDGDPVALFDAFTTLLLDWQTTLFDYGIAIESHQQNVSLVLDRTPEDGVTRLRLLFKDDDGPRFNLPRMRQTLGVAEADELTAAFQDRRMFGEDYRAVADMFTTITLHLCVSAYAFGLAGHGRAPREALLELVRERLAEAAERLGTGPGEPGAALRERVLDAAELPVKAMVTAGTLLTKERSGASDINTHYTTGPNYLRPRKRDAR
- a CDS encoding ATP-grasp domain-containing protein, with the protein product MRLYLLALNPTDSVTDGFLPAASRLGLDVTVLTDQPDAHRGRYAADVEILECDVRDFRAVISLISTHHAPDAVFTNSDHVQMQAALAAEYFGLPGKSWQATLRVKDKAQMRRHLAAAGLDAVWSTELAAGTDPDALTSIAADAPYPCVVKPREGVASEDVILVEGPEELVLRCKEIQARRPGAALVVEEYLAGELYTMETLGDGTVRHVLGGFHTQLSAPPYFIEERSAFVPAHPEPVAAQILAQLDALGIGFGICHTEFVVHEGRARIIEVNYRAIGDQSDQLLEQLLGIPLFELILRTHLGEALPSEPAARRDGAARIHTPCADRAGTLTAAPGAIDLEVDDVRLSYRPTRAVGERHELYHTNRDFLGVVRAIGTDLATVDRVVADFLAAQTWEITP
- a CDS encoding iron-siderophore ABC transporter substrate-binding protein, translating into MNTFTQRRRPGRIAAAALTAALAFSLAACGGGSEEGKASEASAKPAAADAGFPRTITHDKGTTEVKTKPKRVVALDNSLVEAVVALEAPLVGGVGAYRDQKGFPAYLGDAVKDTKDVGPLDSPNLEAIAALKPDLIVSATVRHADLYDRLSQIAPTVFVKTTGPIWKENVTFLGTALGQEEKAKAKLTAYETRAKKIGDAINAQGGGKDGGKPTISITRFVDGPTRIYLPKTFSGIILNDMGLTRPENQRDTEKFNIEISEEQIQQADADHIFVTAFSGGAERKKKFMENPLWQRLNAVQKGNVHEVDDAAWMTSVSLQGADLVLDDMAKIFKVDAAK